The following are encoded together in the Flavobacterium sp. TR2 genome:
- a CDS encoding DDE-type integrase/transposase/recombinase, with amino-acid sequence MNNNCRPRVINIDKSGSNTAAIKVCNKRSFSKIKIRQCKYLNNIVEQDHRFIKWRIQNGLGFKNFESARRTLSGIEVLHMLRKNQMIESGVTMFKSFCKLAD; translated from the coding sequence ATTAATAATAATTGCCGGCCAAGAGTAATAAACATTGATAAAAGCGGTTCTAATACTGCAGCAATCAAAGTCTGTAACAAGCGTTCGTTCTCAAAGATTAAAATCCGGCAGTGTAAATATCTCAACAATATTGTCGAACAGGACCATCGATTTATAAAATGGAGGATACAAAATGGGTTAGGCTTTAAAAATTTTGAATCGGCAAGACGAACATTGAGCGGAATTGAAGTTTTGCATATGCTGAGAAAGAATCAGATGATTGAATCAGGGGTAACTATGTTTAAATCATTCTGTAAATTGGCAGACTAA
- a CDS encoding DDE-type integrase/transposase/recombinase, with amino-acid sequence MHGVHVDHATIQRWGYTFTPFIELEIKKRKGRVGTSWRLDQTYIKVKGIWCYLYRAVDKLGNTVYFLLTRKRQRMSAQPFLIKN; translated from the coding sequence ATGCACGGAGTTCATGTTGATCATGCTACTATTCAACGCTGGGGCTATACGTTTACACCTTTCATCGAGTTAGAAATAAAGAAGAGAAAAGGCAGAGTGGGGACGAGCTGGAGATTGGATCAGACCTATATCAAAGTAAAAGGTATATGGTGTTACTTATATCGAGCGGTAGATAAATTAGGTAATACGGTTTACTTTCTTTTGACCAGAAAAAGACAAAGAATGAGCGCTCAGCCTTTTCTAATTAAAAATTAA
- a CDS encoding OmpA family protein, with the protein MKVKNIIYAAVLSSVCFNGTAQKTVLNKAEKEYNQYAFVDAIAIYEKVAESGYKDEKMFQRLGNSYYFNAELPKAAKWYDALFAFNEQQEPEYYYRYAQTLKSVGDYAKADKMLEIFNAKVKTDTRGVLFENNKNYLEQIKANSGRFDIANAGINSKQSDYGSTIYNNKLVFASARDTGSVIKKTFKWTNKSFTNLYAAELKADGTLDNPIRFEKKINSKFNESSPVFTKDGKTMYFTRNNFLGGKKGKDNKRITLLKLYKAEFVNDKWANIIELPFNSDQYSIAHPALSLDEKKLYFASDMPGTLGQSDLFSVVINEDGTFGKPENLGTAINTEGRETFPFISGDNELYFSSDGRPGLGGLDVFVAKIKEDATFDLVQNIGEPVNTKLDDFAFIIDSNTRKGYFSSNKEGGIGNDDIYKFTETKRLDCEKKLFGIVSDSQTNEALADAKVILLDDKFKEIATIISDKNGSYNFDVKCNQTYYVRVSKQDYETNESSVTIQPTNDKPELDIKLNKQIKQIEVGTDLAKTLDIPMIYFDLDKSFIRQEAAFELEKVLAVMKQYPEMKIDVRSHTDSRQTQEYNMRLSNKRAKATIEWFVKRGIAPTRISGKGYGESQLINKCSDNVACTEDEHQLNRRSEFVIVSMQ; encoded by the coding sequence ATGAAAGTTAAAAATATAATTTATGCTGCTGTTTTGTCGTCTGTTTGTTTTAACGGAACGGCTCAAAAAACAGTTTTAAATAAAGCAGAGAAGGAGTACAATCAATATGCTTTTGTAGACGCTATCGCTATTTATGAAAAAGTAGCAGAAAGCGGATATAAGGATGAAAAAATGTTTCAGAGATTAGGAAACTCCTATTATTTTAATGCCGAATTACCGAAAGCTGCAAAGTGGTATGACGCCCTTTTTGCTTTTAACGAGCAACAAGAACCTGAATATTATTACAGATATGCTCAGACGTTGAAATCTGTGGGTGATTATGCCAAAGCAGATAAAATGCTTGAAATTTTTAATGCGAAAGTAAAAACTGATACAAGAGGCGTTTTATTCGAAAACAATAAAAATTATCTGGAGCAGATTAAAGCGAATTCAGGAAGATTTGATATTGCAAATGCCGGAATTAATTCGAAACAATCAGATTACGGAAGTACAATTTATAATAATAAATTAGTATTTGCTTCTGCTCGTGATACTGGAAGTGTTATTAAAAAAACATTTAAATGGACAAATAAATCGTTTACGAATTTATATGCTGCGGAATTAAAAGCGGATGGAACTTTAGATAATCCAATTCGGTTTGAGAAAAAAATCAATTCAAAATTCAATGAATCTTCTCCGGTTTTCACCAAAGATGGAAAGACAATGTATTTTACCCGAAACAATTTTTTAGGAGGTAAAAAAGGAAAAGACAATAAAAGAATTACATTATTAAAGTTGTACAAAGCCGAATTTGTAAATGATAAATGGGCAAATATTATTGAGTTGCCTTTTAATAGTGATCAATACAGTATTGCACATCCGGCTTTAAGTCTGGACGAAAAAAAGCTGTATTTTGCATCAGATATGCCGGGAACTTTAGGACAATCGGATTTGTTTAGTGTTGTTATTAATGAAGATGGAACATTCGGGAAACCGGAAAATTTAGGAACAGCAATTAATACCGAAGGAAGAGAAACATTCCCGTTTATATCCGGAGATAATGAACTTTATTTTTCAAGCGACGGACGTCCTGGATTAGGCGGACTTGATGTATTTGTGGCAAAAATCAAGGAAGATGCTACTTTTGATCTGGTACAAAATATTGGAGAACCCGTAAATACCAAGTTGGATGATTTTGCTTTTATAATTGACAGCAATACACGTAAAGGTTACTTCTCATCCAACAAAGAAGGCGGAATTGGAAATGATGATATCTATAAATTCACAGAAACAAAAAGACTGGATTGTGAAAAAAAATTATTTGGAATTGTTTCAGATTCTCAAACGAACGAAGCTTTAGCCGATGCAAAAGTAATTTTGCTTGACGATAAGTTTAAGGAAATTGCAACAATAATTTCGGATAAAAACGGAAGTTACAATTTTGATGTAAAATGCAATCAAACCTATTATGTAAGAGTTTCAAAACAAGATTATGAAACTAATGAAAGTTCGGTTACAATTCAGCCAACAAATGATAAACCTGAATTAGATATTAAATTAAATAAACAAATCAAGCAAATAGAAGTAGGGACAGATTTGGCTAAAACTTTAGATATTCCGATGATTTATTTTGATCTGGATAAATCATTTATTCGTCAGGAAGCTGCTTTTGAATTAGAGAAAGTACTTGCTGTAATGAAACAATATCCTGAAATGAAAATCGATGTTCGTTCTCATACAGACAGTAGACAGACTCAGGAATATAATATGAGATTGTCTAATAAAAGAGCAAAAGCAACAATCGAATGGTTTGTAAAACGAGGAATTGCCCCAACCAGAATATCAGGGAAAGGGTATGGCGAAAGTCAGTTAATCAATAAATGTTCAGATAATGTAGCTTGTACAGAAGATGAACATCAGTTAAACAGAAGAAGTGAATTTGTAATTGTTTCAATGCAATAA
- a CDS encoding type IX secretion system membrane protein PorP/SprF: protein MKKLILVLLFCSTASFAQQDAQFTQYMYNTINVNPAYAGSRGVLSIFGLYRTQWVGLDGAPETSSFSVNTPVGNNVGLGVSLINDKIGPTNENNLSADFSYSIPTSATAKLSFGIKGSANLFKLDPTKLTPEDQGDPQFQDFKNKFTPNIGAGVYWHTDKAYVGLSVPNFIQTNRYDDNDVAIYKDKINYYFIAGYVFELDRYETVKFKPAIMTKMVEGSPLQVDASANFMFNDKFVIGVAYRWSASVSALAGFQITDGLYLGYAYDRETTKLVNYNSGSHEIFLRFEFLNKYGRITSPRFF from the coding sequence ATGAAAAAGTTAATTTTAGTTTTACTGTTTTGTTCAACTGCGAGCTTTGCACAGCAGGATGCACAATTTACACAATATATGTACAATACCATTAATGTGAATCCTGCTTATGCGGGATCACGTGGAGTACTGAGTATTTTTGGTTTATATCGTACCCAATGGGTTGGGTTAGATGGCGCGCCGGAAACAAGTAGTTTTTCTGTAAATACACCAGTTGGTAATAACGTTGGGTTAGGAGTTTCATTAATCAATGATAAAATAGGTCCAACGAATGAGAATAACTTATCGGCAGATTTTTCGTATTCTATACCAACATCGGCTACAGCCAAATTATCTTTTGGCATAAAAGGATCAGCAAATTTATTCAAATTAGATCCAACTAAATTAACACCGGAAGATCAGGGAGATCCGCAATTTCAGGATTTTAAAAATAAATTCACGCCTAATATTGGAGCCGGAGTTTACTGGCATACAGATAAAGCTTATGTAGGTTTATCGGTTCCTAATTTCATTCAGACCAATCGTTATGATGATAATGATGTTGCGATTTACAAAGACAAAATCAACTATTATTTTATCGCAGGTTATGTATTTGAATTAGATCGTTATGAAACCGTAAAATTTAAACCGGCTATAATGACAAAAATGGTCGAAGGTTCACCATTGCAAGTAGATGCATCGGCTAACTTTATGTTCAACGATAAATTTGTAATTGGAGTGGCTTACAGATGGAGCGCTTCGGTAAGTGCACTGGCTGGTTTTCAAATCACAGATGGTTTGTATTTGGGTTATGCTTACGATCGTGAAACAACCAAATTAGTGAATTATAATTCAGGATCGCACGAGATATTCCTCCGTTTTGAATTCTTAAATAAATATGGACGTATAACTTCACCAAGATTTTTCTAA